In a genomic window of Scyliorhinus torazame isolate Kashiwa2021f chromosome 5, sScyTor2.1, whole genome shotgun sequence:
- the LOC140420617 gene encoding uncharacterized protein: MSNMERHEEMQNMRKPWKCGDCGKEYRIPSQLEIHRRSHTGERPFTCCVCEKGFTQFSSLKKHQRVHTGERPFTCSQRGKGFTQLSHLQSHQRVHTGERPFNCSQCGKGFSDSSSLRTHKRIHTGERPFTCPQCGKGFPWLPELKKHQQVQTGEKPFTWSQCGKGFTQLSHLKNHQRIHTGERPFICSQCGKGFSDPSNLQSHQRVHAG; the protein is encoded by the coding sequence atgtccaacatggagagacacgaggagatgcAAAACAtgaggaaaccgtggaaatgtggggactgtgggaaggaatacagaatcccatctcagctggagattcatcgacgcagtcatactggggagaggccgttcacctgctgtgtgtgtgagaagggattcactcagttctctagcctgaagaaacaccaacgggttcacactggggagaggccattcacgtgctctcagcgtgggaagggatttactcagttatcccacctgcagagtcaccagcgagttcacactggggaaaggccgttcaactgctcacagtgtgggaagggattcagtgattcatcctccCTGCGGACACataagcgaattcacactggggagaggccgttcacctgccctcagtgtgggaagggattcccttgGTTACCGGAGCTGAAGAAACACCAGCAAGTtcaaactggggagaaaccattcacctggtctcagtgtgggaagggattcactcagttatcccacctgaagaatcaccagcgaattcacacgggggagaggccgttcatctgctcccagtgtgggaagggattcagtgatccatccaacctgcagagtcaccagcgcGTTCATGCTGGGTAG
- the LOC140420613 gene encoding uncharacterized protein, with protein MEKPWKCEDCGKGFTAPHVLARHQRSHTGERPFTCSQCLKGFTDIGSLRRHKLVHTGERPFTCSDCGKGFTRVSHLQTHHRVHTGERPFTCSVCGKGFIDIGNLRKHKRVHTGERPFTCSQCEKGFTDIGSLRRHKRVHTGERPFTCSQCEKGFTNIGSLRRHERIHTGERPFICTLCDKGFTRLPHLQTHQRVHTGEKPFICTLCDKGFTQLPHLQTHQRVHTGEKPFFCTVCDKGFTRLSHLQAHHRLHTGEKPFICTVCDKGFAQLSSLLKHNVTHTKSRPFKCSDCRRSFKSSQLLMSHQRVHSVERPFSCSHCTKSFRTSSNLMKHERGHTGKSPFTSPTGKIFTWSSLAEPQCHSQQ; from the coding sequence atggagaaaccatggaaatgtgaggattgtgggaagggattcacagccccacacgtgctggcaaggcatcaacgcagtcacactggagagaggccgttcacctgctctcagtgtttaaagggattcactgacattggcagcctgcggagacacaaactagttcacactggggagagaccgttcacctgctctgactgtgggaagggattcactcgggtatcccacctgcagacacaccaccgagttcacactggagagaggcctttcacttgctctgtgtgtgggaagggattcattgacattGGCAATCTGCGGaaacacaaacgagttcacactggagagaggccttttacctgctctcagtgtgaaaagggattcactgacattggcagcctgcggagacacaaacgagttcacactggggagaggcctttcacctgctctcagtgtgaaaagggattcactaacattggcagcctgcggagacacgaacgaattcacaccggggagaggccattcatctgcactctgtgtgataagggattcactcggttaccccacctgcagacacaccagcgagttcacaccggggagaagccgttcatctgcactctgtgtgataagggattcactcagttaccccacctgcagacacaccagcgagttcacactggggagaagccgttcttctgcactgtgtgtgataaaggattcactcggttatcccacctgcaagcACACCATCGACTTCACacgggggagaagccgttcatctgcactgtgtgtgataagggatttgctcaattatccagcctgctgaaacacaatgtcactcacaccaagagcaggccctttaaatgctctgactgcaggaggagtttcaaaagctcacagctactgatgtcccaccagcgcgttcactctgtggagcgaccgttcagctgctctcattgcacaaagagctttagaacctcatccaacctgatgaaacacgagcgaggtcacaccgggaagagcccgttcacctctccgacagGGAAAATATTCACTTggtcatcacttgctgaaccacaatgtcactcacagcaatga